CAGAGGGCGGCTTTgcgaaagggagaaaaaaaattggtggCAACTACTACATGAAACGTTAGATTAGTCTATTCTTTGCTACAGAAACTAAGGTAGAGCCACTGTAACAGTACAGTTCCAACAGAAAAGGACACATGTACTGATGACAAGGCGTTCCTATTCTCAAAGTACTGGAGAATATGCAATTCCAGGAAGTTAAACGATGTCTATGAACAGTTATTTGGGAGAAAAGAGACCAATAATTGTGTGATGGAATCATGGAATTGGAACCAGACTATATAAAGAAAACGATATTTCGATGCTACCTAGGCCTATAAGCAAAGGCAAAGAAATTTTTATTGGTCACGACTAGTGAACAAGGTTCATcgcattagagcaagtttaatagtatagcctactgctagctccaattcatctatagccaatctaatagccaattcatacaataattgcttactatactattaatatatggtcccacctgtcattcacacattgcgtcttggaatctgtgctgcagctggctacagatctatagcccgctgctcttctctcatcttttatttcattaaaatatatttatagctggctaatagtctgctattgtacctgctcgtTCCTATCCTATAAGTAATTAAGCCAAAAAAAAGGTGTGATAATGATGTCATCAGGTCATAACACTACAAACCTAAACCCACACTCTTAGGTGACTGACTTAATTAACGGCTAGTGACGCTCCAAAGCAACGGCCCTGAATTAAGTAGTAGTACACGCACTAGCGTGCCCATAAACACGGGGAAGATGATGAATGATTGATTTCGCCGAGATGATACCAATGATTAtatgaagaggaaaaaaagaaagtgatATACTACCTTTCATGATTTGTTCTCCCCGGATGCAAATCTCCCCGGACTGGTTCCGGCCAAGGGTGGCGCCGGTGTCAGGGTCAACGATCTTCAGCTCCGCGTTTCTGACGACTGTCCCGCACGAGCCGGACTTGACCTCGAATGGCTCCTTTGCGAAGGCCAGACACATGGCCAGCACAGGTCCAGCCTCAGTCATCCCATACCCCtgtcagaaaaagaaaaaaaaacgaaatgcAGTGAATTTCTCAGCGATTCAGTCACTTAAGGATCAGAAATTTCACATCAGTGTCAGTGTCACCCACGGTGCATTGTGAACATTGCAGTGAGGTGAAACATCACACACAAACGAACACAACGGGTGGGGCGCACTGCACAGCACAGCCATCAGGTGTGGGGGCTTGTCCACCCAGAGATCTCAACAAAAGGTAGTTAACCGAAATGCTTTCTTAAGGAGACAGCAACCGAAATCATGGAGTTGGCGTGTGCTTCCGACCTTTCACCACACTTGTCCTGGCCGGCGATCGAGCGCCCGTGGAACgcgaacacacacacaccccacCTACAGGCCTCGATGCGTAAAGGGGGTCGCCCATTTCGCTTCCAATCTGTTGAGACGTCGCCTTACCACACACCCCAAGTAACCAGCCGGCCACTAACGATTCTCCTCTGCCTTTCGCGCCACAAAAGGAGCCAAAAGCTTCGACGCACTACCACCCACCTACTGCTCATCAAAATTTCTCTCAATAATATGCAATCCTAAGCTCTAGTAGCATGTATAGCAACCACTGGATTCCATCCAAGATTCCATATATCGCCTTGTACCAACAGGTACTGTACTGCCGACGCGCATTGCATCGCATATTTGCATGGCATTCACAACTGAAAGCGGCATGAGATATAATCTTATCTTTTCGCCAATACTTATACTTAtgtgttaaaatttaaattttaaaaacttaattttaaagttaattttgtgggttttttttatcatagtttaCTTGGTTTTGAGTAACTAAGGATACGTATATCAAAGTTCTACTCACATATTATTTCTTGTGTGTTAATAAGAGAGACAAATAAGCATACGCTATAATTTAGGAATTGGGGAAGGGAATTGAATGGATCAGTGTGTGAAGGGCATATTAGTTTGAGCGGATCACCTGTCCCAGGACGGCGTTGGGGATCTTGGCCATGAAGGCGTCCTGGAGGTCCTTCCCCATGGGGGCGGCGCCGGACATAACCATGCGGATGGAGGCGAGGTCGTCGGCGGTGACGCGGGGGCTCTTGGCGATCTCCACCACGATGGGCGGCACGAACGGCGCGACGGTGACGCCGTGCCTCCGCGTCAGGTCCACCAGCGCGCCCAGGTCGAACTTGCGCATGATCACGATCGCCGACCCGGCTCGCAGCCCCGCCAGCAGCACGGAGTTGAGCGAGTAGATGTGGAACAGCGGCAGCAAGCACAGCACCACGTCCTCCCTCCTGAAGTACAGGTTCGGGTTCTCCCCGTCCACCTGCACCAAATTTCACAATTTTCAACATTATTAGTACTAGTAAGTTACTCTCTAGtaggttgaaaaaaaaaagagattattTTACTATCATTTAGATCAAGCAAGAATTTAACTATCTCTCATGTAACCACCAATAAGCATTAAGATGGTTGTTTGagttttgataaaaaataatttagcacataaaaactacaaatataactatatttctttcaaaaaataataaaaaaaagaaacgaaatATTCTTAACATTTTCCGATGCATGTATTAACGGACAGCGCCATCCAGTCACCGGCACGAATCTTGACGCAGCTGGGGATATgtggctgacaggtgggaccatgtgtgggacccatgtggctGACAGGGGGTTTGATGAGGAGGAGTGAATTGAATGATCACTCGCTTGGCGCCGACAAAAAAGacgagataaaaaaaaggggaaatcCCAAGCTGGAAAGGGGAGACGCCACTCCGAAGCGCAGAAAGTGAGAGAAATCCCCGGAAAATTCGACGCCGCGGAAGAAAAATTGGTTAACAATGGCGAAGCAGCAGCTAGAGCTCACCTGCTGCGCGACGCTGGTGACGAGGCTGCGGTGGGTGAGCATGACGCCCTTGGGCAAGCCGGTGGTGCCGGAGGAGTAAGGGAGGGCGACGACGTCGTCGGGGTggacctcctcgtcggcgtcgagcgGCTCGATGGACGCGTCCAGCATCGCCTCCCCGAACCCGACGCAGCCGTCGAAGTCCccgtcgacggcgaccacgGGGATGCCGCGGTCGGCGGCGAACCCGCGCACCTTCTCCACCGCGCACGCCTCGGTCACGATCACCctggcgcccgccgccgacgcctggCGGTGGATCTCGTGCGGGGTGTAGAACGggttggcggtggtggtggccgcgcCCAGCCTGGCGGCGCCGAGGAAGGTGAAGGCGAACTCGGGGCAGTTGCGGAGGAGGCTCATCACCACGTCGCCCTTCCCCACCCCGAGCCGCcgcagccccgccgccgcgcgccgggagagctcctccacctcgccgtaGCTGTACACCGCCCCGGTCTGCCCGTCGATGAGGCAGGGGCGGGCGGCCACCTCCGGAAGCTTCTCGAAGCAGTAGGCCTGCAGGGTGAGGTGGCTGGGGATCTCGATGTCGGGGAGCTTGGACCGGAAcaccaccgtctcctcctcctgcgccgcctccgccgccgccgccatggacccCATCGATTCCCCCCACGCGCAGTCAGATCGGAGCTCACCGGAGCAGAAGGCGAAATGGGGATCGGAGAGATGTGTCGAGCTCTTCCGCTCTTGACTgatgagaggaagagagaggaattGGGGGCAGGCGAAGCGTTTGTTAATataccgccgcggcggcgacgaggggtTGGTGGGGGACAGGTCCGtgtggatgacaggtggggcccacgtggcggTGCGCGGGTCGGGTTTGGTGAGACTTGGTCGTGCAGTGGAGACGGAGTGAACCGGTGGGTTGACTGCGACGGGAAGTGCCACGTCAGCGCGTTTATGTTGTCTTCAATTTTCATTGCACTTcgtatttactccctccattaaaaaaaaatctaataaatgGGACATTTTCTAGACAGGAGTATATCCAGATACGCTGAACTAGAAAACGTCTAATCCAATACTAAGTTAAGTTCTTTTTTAGACGGAGACAGTACTACGGAGTAGTTTTCAAAAAATGATGCTTAATTTTTAGACATGCTCTTACATAATTATGACTACATTCGTCctatataaattgtatttctaggttgtttatcatatattaaggtttaagaaaaaaaaactat
The Oryza sativa Japonica Group chromosome 6, ASM3414082v1 DNA segment above includes these coding regions:
- the LOC4341718 gene encoding 4-coumarate--CoA ligase 4; its protein translation is MGSMAAAAEAAQEEETVVFRSKLPDIEIPSHLTLQAYCFEKLPEVAARPCLIDGQTGAVYSYGEVEELSRRAAAGLRRLGVGKGDVVMSLLRNCPEFAFTFLGAARLGAATTTANPFYTPHEIHRQASAAGARVIVTEACAVEKVRGFAADRGIPVVAVDGDFDGCVGFGEAMLDASIEPLDADEEVHPDDVVALPYSSGTTGLPKGVMLTHRSLVTSVAQQVDGENPNLYFRREDVVLCLLPLFHIYSLNSVLLAGLRAGSAIVIMRKFDLGALVDLTRRHGVTVAPFVPPIVVEIAKSPRVTADDLASIRMVMSGAAPMGKDLQDAFMAKIPNAVLGQGYGMTEAGPVLAMCLAFAKEPFEVKSGSCGTVVRNAELKIVDPDTGATLGRNQSGEICIRGEQIMKGYLNDPESTKNTIDKGGWLHTGDIGYVDDDDEIFIVDRLKEIIKYKGFQVPPAELEALLITHPDIKDAAVVPMIDEIAGEVPVAFIVRIEGSAISENEIKQFVAKEVVFYKRLNKVFFADSIPKSPSGKILRKDLRAKLAAGIPTNDNTQLKS